AGGAATGATTTTACTTCGATTGATACCCACGGCCACCCATACCATGGACGATATCAACGAAACCTTGGATGCCTTTTCGGCCATCCGTGAGCGTTTACAGAACGGTACCTATAAGCGGCTTTCCGCTGCCGTGGCTGCCGCCATGGGAGAGTGACATGCAGAATTCAAATTTCAATTTCCAACCCCTAATTTAAGATTTAAGGCTCCCCGCCCTGGTCAGGGAGGGGTGGTTCAGCGAAGCGGAAGCGGGGTGGGTGGCGCGGTTTTGAAAATTTTGTCCTTGGGCAAGCAACCCAACCCCCCTTTTTTACCATGTTGTCGAACTAAGCAAAAAGGCATCCTAAACAAACTGATTTTGGGATTCTTCCCTACGCTCAGAATGACAAAAAAGTTACCTGAAATATTTTCCCAAAATTCGCAACACCGAACTCCGATACGAACTTCCAAACAGGTTCAGATGTACCAATAGATAGTACAACTGATAGATATCATTGCAATCTTTTTGGTTTTCATGGGGAGAAATAATTTCGTGATAGGCCCTATAGAAAGCATTGCCAAACCCACCAAAGAGGCGGCTCATCGCCAAGTCAACCTCTGAATGGCCCACATACACGGCCGGGTCAATCAAGTAGGGTATGCCATCGGTGGAAATCAAGTAATTGCCGCCCCAAAGGTCGCCGTGGAGTAGGGATGGGCGCACTTCCCCAAAGAAATGTTGGCACACGTCGCGCATTTTTGTGGCGGGGGGAATCTGCTGTTTCAACAACAATTCTTGTCTCATGGCCATTTCTAGCTGCGGTAGCAAGCGTTCTTCGACATAAAACGTGACCCAATCAATGTGCTGCCTATTACTTTGGGGCAAACTGCCGATAAAATTGTCATGGTCGTTGCCAAATCTTGTGGCTGTCCAGGCCAAATGTAGCTGTGCCAACTGATATCCCAAACGTTCAAAATCCTGCTCTGACGGCCGTTTGCTTTCAACATGCTCCATTACCAAATAGGAAACATCCCCAAGGTGACCAATTTTAAAAATGATGGGAACTTTTATGGTATTGGTGGCCGCCAATTGTTGCAAACCCTTGGTTTCGGCCTCGTACATGGCCGAGGCGCTTGAATCGTTTGAGCTTTTAACAAAATACCGTTCATTGGCGGTCGTAACCATGTGGGCATTTGAGATGTCGCCACCTGAAACCGCACTTATCGTTTTTACGGGCTCGCCCAAAATGGTTTCTAAGTGTTGCTTTAATAAAGAAGACAAGGCTAATTTGGTTTTTGTTGGGGAGTAACAGCACAGCTCTGGGCTGACAAGGTCATTAATAATCTTTTAACTGTATGAACGTTAATATTAATTTTTTAAAAATTCTTCAAGATCAATATCTTCTGAGTAAGAATATTTTTCTATAAAATTTCCATTTTGGTCAAGCAAGAGAGTTGAAGGAAAACGTGTTATGCCATATTTTTCTATAAAGTTTTGTCCGTTGGCAACCAATTCAAAATTGGAATTCTTAAGGTCGAAACCTTTTCGAACTTCATTTTTATTACATTGGAATACAATTATGGATTTAACACTTTTCTTGTTTGCAAGAGCATTTATTTTTTCGTCGAGTTTTTGAATTTCATGCTTTTTAAATCTGAAATCATTTGCACAAAGTTCAAATCTTAAAATTACAAGTTTCCCTTTTAGTTCTTTAAGATCAATTTTTGTTTGGTCGATTGTTGTCATTTTAAAGTTTGGGAAATTTCCTTTTTCAATCAATTCATTTCGGGCATTGGGAGTGTTATTTGCAACTTGATTTTTGGGATCATAAAAATATCGAACAACATTACCATGCTCATCAATTTCCTTTTCCAAATACAAATTTGGATTTTTCCTTATCAATTCACTAAATGTTCTTTTTGTAATTTTGCGCCCAGTATCTTTGTAAAATACCTTGTCAACATCAAAATTTTGATCGATTTCAGTTATGGAGTAGTGGAAACCAAATTGCTTATCCTGCCCATAAGTTAGGTTACCCAAAATCACTATGCCAACAATAACAAGAATTTTCACTTTGCTCAACATTTTATTTTTGTTTGTAAAGGTAGTGCCCAAATCCAGATAGACTGAAATCAATATTTATTAAAGC
This portion of the Flagellimonas lutaonensis genome encodes:
- a CDS encoding fructosamine kinase family protein; this translates as MSSLLKQHLETILGEPVKTISAVSGGDISNAHMVTTANERYFVKSSNDSSASAMYEAETKGLQQLAATNTIKVPIIFKIGHLGDVSYLVMEHVESKRPSEQDFERLGYQLAQLHLAWTATRFGNDHDNFIGSLPQSNRQHIDWVTFYVEERLLPQLEMAMRQELLLKQQIPPATKMRDVCQHFFGEVRPSLLHGDLWGGNYLISTDGIPYLIDPAVYVGHSEVDLAMSRLFGGFGNAFYRAYHEIISPHENQKDCNDIYQLYYLLVHLNLFGSSYRSSVLRILGKYFR
- a CDS encoding TlpA family protein disulfide reductase, whose amino-acid sequence is MLSKVKILVIVGIVILGNLTYGQDKQFGFHYSITEIDQNFDVDKVFYKDTGRKITKRTFSELIRKNPNLYLEKEIDEHGNVVRYFYDPKNQVANNTPNARNELIEKGNFPNFKMTTIDQTKIDLKELKGKLVILRFELCANDFRFKKHEIQKLDEKINALANKKSVKSIIVFQCNKNEVRKGFDLKNSNFELVANGQNFIEKYGITRFPSTLLLDQNGNFIEKYSYSEDIDLEEFLKN